One stretch of Ornithinimicrobium ciconiae DNA includes these proteins:
- a CDS encoding maleylpyruvate isomerase family mycothiol-dependent enzyme, giving the protein MPIHPAPPLDLAGLIEGYRQTVQAVIDLGHSCTAEDFAAPSSCPGWTLQDHISHVAAVEHYLNGGENPDVDVSWLEHVHHAFAAWMEQGVQARRGQTGPEVVAELETLLHNRLATLADPSLTLDTQVRAPVEGTMRLSSLLKLRHQDIWTHEQDVREVLGRIGNLDSPAAATFVNGLVRHFATLVRDVPMADGQTVILESTGPVTARMGVRASHEDGQITHHSLFTGESESGMGQSVHSESDPSTTITLSTEALSRRAAGRRATADTAYTVVGDKELAVRVLDAIAFTP; this is encoded by the coding sequence ATGCCGATCCATCCAGCCCCGCCGCTCGACCTGGCCGGTCTCATCGAGGGATATCGACAGACGGTCCAGGCCGTCATCGACCTCGGGCACTCCTGCACGGCCGAGGACTTTGCCGCTCCCTCCTCGTGCCCGGGCTGGACCCTGCAGGACCACATCTCGCACGTCGCGGCGGTGGAGCACTATCTCAACGGCGGCGAGAACCCTGACGTCGACGTGAGCTGGCTGGAGCACGTGCACCACGCGTTCGCGGCCTGGATGGAGCAGGGGGTGCAGGCCCGCCGGGGACAGACCGGGCCTGAGGTCGTCGCCGAGCTGGAGACGCTCCTGCACAACCGGCTGGCGACACTCGCCGACCCGTCCCTGACGCTGGACACGCAGGTGCGCGCCCCGGTCGAGGGCACGATGCGGCTCAGCTCCCTGCTGAAGCTGCGCCACCAGGACATCTGGACCCACGAGCAGGACGTCCGAGAGGTGCTCGGACGCATCGGCAACCTCGACTCCCCCGCTGCAGCAACCTTCGTCAACGGGTTGGTGCGCCACTTCGCCACCCTCGTCCGCGACGTGCCGATGGCGGACGGTCAGACCGTGATCCTGGAGAGCACCGGTCCGGTCACTGCCCGGATGGGGGTGCGGGCCAGCCACGAGGACGGACAGATCACGCATCACTCGTTGTTCACGGGAGAGAGCGAGAGCGGCATGGGGCAGAGTGTCCACTCCGAGTCCGACCCGAGCACGACGATCACCCTGTCCACCGAGGCCCTCAGCCGCCGCGCGGCCGGACGACGAGCCACGGCCGACACGGCATACACCGTCGTCGGCGACAAGGAGTTGGCCGTGCGGGTGCTGGACGCCATCGCCTTCACCCCGTGA
- a CDS encoding cytochrome c oxidase assembly protein — protein MLVVPVAVVIAVGVLVAVVIASISGAVEPLILGDTGPVVRYGQVVARVLHDLSSSLTIGLLLVAAFLTPEARATSRRSTAAVAAAYSAGAWALTCLLSLVFTFSQSSGLLLGDPAFWSELRSTAWRLEITRLIVIELVMVVLLIVGAAWARTRGQLAWAFTLAIATLWPISFAGHGSSLIGHEQGMTGLLIHLVGISLWVGGLLAIVVLRPVLGVAMPVTLQRYSPIALACYVAVGASGVLFALLQADDLADLTSPYWLVLWLKVLALAVLGLFGYNQRQLLLQRDTTRPGVFARLALTELAVMGAAVGLGVALSRTPPPVIEDITGADPALPLTGFPTPEPFTLGKLFTAWEPMWLFLIPSLLAVGLYLVAVRRLHRRGDAWPLRRSVLWVIGWAIFIYATCGAPGMYGKVMFSMHMVMHMALMMAVPIFLVPAAPVTLALRALKARTDKTLGPRELILAIVHSRWAAFFVNPVVAAVMFFGSLIAFYYTAWFEWSLSTHSGHVVMVVHFLLTGYAFVWALAGTDPGPPKWPAPLRLMVLIGTLAAHAFFGLALMTGNWLLAPTFFKTIDMPGVDDLLADQQLAGMIAWGIGELPTVVLAMMVTLDWLRSDNREAKRHDRKADRDGDADLAAYNKHLADLAQHGNDPRPR, from the coding sequence GTGCTCGTGGTGCCGGTCGCCGTCGTCATCGCGGTGGGGGTGCTCGTGGCGGTGGTCATCGCCAGCATCTCGGGAGCCGTCGAGCCGTTGATCCTGGGTGATACCGGGCCGGTCGTGCGGTACGGCCAGGTGGTCGCCCGGGTCCTGCACGACCTGTCCAGCTCGCTGACGATCGGGCTGCTGCTGGTGGCCGCGTTTCTCACCCCCGAGGCCCGGGCGACCTCGCGCCGGTCCACCGCAGCCGTGGCCGCGGCATACAGTGCGGGCGCCTGGGCACTCACCTGCCTGCTGAGCCTGGTCTTCACCTTCTCGCAGTCCTCCGGTCTGCTCCTGGGCGACCCGGCCTTCTGGTCGGAACTGCGCAGCACCGCCTGGCGCCTGGAGATCACCCGGCTGATCGTGATCGAGCTCGTCATGGTGGTGCTGCTCATCGTCGGGGCGGCGTGGGCCCGCACCCGCGGCCAGCTCGCATGGGCGTTCACCCTGGCCATCGCCACGCTGTGGCCGATCAGTTTCGCCGGTCACGGCAGCAGCCTGATCGGCCACGAGCAGGGCATGACCGGTCTGCTCATCCACCTGGTCGGGATCTCGCTGTGGGTGGGGGGCCTGCTCGCGATCGTCGTCCTGCGGCCCGTGCTGGGCGTGGCGATGCCGGTGACGCTGCAGCGCTACTCCCCCATCGCCCTCGCCTGCTACGTCGCGGTCGGTGCCTCCGGGGTGCTCTTCGCGCTCCTGCAGGCCGACGACCTGGCGGACCTCACCTCGCCCTACTGGCTGGTCCTCTGGCTCAAGGTGCTCGCCCTGGCGGTCCTGGGACTGTTCGGCTACAACCAGCGCCAGCTGCTGCTTCAGCGTGACACGACCAGGCCCGGTGTCTTCGCGCGCCTGGCCCTCACCGAGCTCGCCGTGATGGGCGCCGCGGTCGGCCTGGGCGTGGCACTGTCACGCACCCCACCGCCCGTCATCGAGGACATCACCGGTGCCGACCCCGCCCTGCCGCTGACCGGCTTCCCCACTCCCGAGCCGTTCACGCTGGGCAAGCTGTTCACCGCCTGGGAGCCGATGTGGCTCTTCCTGATCCCGTCGCTGCTCGCGGTCGGGCTCTATCTCGTCGCGGTCCGCCGGCTACACCGACGTGGCGACGCCTGGCCGCTGCGTCGCAGTGTGCTCTGGGTGATCGGCTGGGCCATCTTCATCTATGCCACCTGCGGCGCGCCGGGCATGTACGGCAAGGTCATGTTCAGCATGCACATGGTCATGCACATGGCGCTGATGATGGCGGTCCCGATCTTCCTGGTGCCAGCCGCCCCTGTCACCCTCGCGCTGCGGGCGCTGAAGGCGCGCACCGACAAGACCCTGGGCCCCCGCGAGCTGATCCTGGCGATCGTGCACAGCCGGTGGGCCGCGTTCTTCGTCAACCCGGTCGTCGCCGCCGTGATGTTCTTCGGCTCGCTCATCGCCTTCTACTACACGGCCTGGTTCGAGTGGTCCCTGTCGACCCACTCCGGGCACGTGGTGATGGTGGTGCACTTCCTGCTCACCGGCTATGCCTTCGTGTGGGCCCTGGCCGGGACCGATCCCGGGCCGCCCAAGTGGCCCGCCCCGCTGCGGCTGATGGTCCTCATCGGCACGCTGGCCGCACACGCCTTCTTCGGCCTGGCGCTGATGACCGGCAACTGGCTGCTGGCGCCGACCTTCTTCAAGACCATCGACATGCCGGGCGTGGATGACCTGCTGGCCGACCAGCAGCTCGCCGGCATGATCGCCTGGGGCATCGGCGAGCTGCCCACCGTGGTGCTGGCGATGATGGTCACCCTGGACTGGCTGCGCAGCGACAACCGCGAGGCCAAACGACACGATCGCAAGGCGGACCGCGACGGCGATGCCGACCTCGCGGCATACAACAAGCACCTGGCAGACCTGGCGCAGCACGGCAACGATCCCCGGCCGCGCTAG
- a CDS encoding SIR2 family NAD-dependent protein deacylase, giving the protein MSERIDLPGPVVAAVRGARRILVLTGAGMSAESGVPTFRDAQSGLWENFDPSQLATPDAWADDPPFVWAWYAWRLHLVRDVAPNAGHRALAELATHRDVTIVTQNVDDLHERAGSEVAAHLHGSLTELRCADCHEPYDGEPTLSPEPVKRLDPETCAACGGDVRPGVVWFGEMLPEAAVATTEAAIEALEPGDVCLVVGTSGIVFPAAGYPAMALAEGATVIEVNPVDTDITDMCHHAIRGTAANVLPALVSAVA; this is encoded by the coding sequence GTGAGTGAGCGCATAGATCTGCCCGGGCCTGTCGTCGCCGCCGTGCGAGGCGCCCGCCGCATCCTGGTCCTGACCGGTGCCGGGATGAGCGCCGAGTCCGGCGTCCCCACGTTTCGGGACGCCCAGAGCGGACTGTGGGAGAACTTCGACCCCAGCCAGCTCGCGACTCCCGACGCGTGGGCGGACGACCCGCCGTTCGTGTGGGCCTGGTATGCCTGGCGTCTCCACCTGGTCCGCGACGTCGCACCCAACGCGGGTCACCGGGCGCTGGCCGAGCTGGCCACCCACCGGGACGTCACGATCGTCACCCAGAACGTCGATGACCTGCATGAACGTGCTGGCTCCGAGGTCGCCGCGCACCTGCACGGATCGCTGACCGAGCTGCGCTGCGCGGACTGCCACGAGCCGTATGACGGGGAGCCCACTCTCTCCCCGGAGCCGGTCAAGCGCCTGGACCCGGAGACCTGCGCGGCCTGCGGAGGGGACGTGCGACCGGGAGTCGTCTGGTTCGGCGAGATGCTGCCCGAGGCGGCGGTGGCCACCACCGAGGCCGCGATCGAGGCGCTGGAGCCCGGCGATGTCTGCCTGGTCGTGGGGACGTCCGGGATCGTCTTCCCGGCAGCGGGCTATCCGGCGATGGCCCTGGCCGAGGGAGCGACCGTGATCGAGGTGAACCCGGTCGACACCGACATCACCGACATGTGCCACCACGCGATCCGCGGCACCGCGGCCAACGTCCTGCCCGCTCTCGTGTCGGCCGTGGCCTGA
- a CDS encoding DUF4352 domain-containing protein, protein MRRRWAVAGMLAAAVAVGGAANAIDNNFLATGWHSVQRGAEATDLTVGNFQVHVHGASSSPDLEDGEVVTSPAVFVVVDLSYASTDAWNTPEEVVLIDGSGREFTEPSGFGSAAGTWEAGPDIWLRGTLLFEVPADAADDLTLEFRPDRPHIQRPAAVLRVPLTVSAAAEPLALERARVLAGGER, encoded by the coding sequence GTGAGGCGCAGGTGGGCAGTCGCCGGGATGCTCGCGGCTGCCGTCGCCGTCGGCGGCGCAGCCAACGCGATCGACAACAACTTCCTCGCCACTGGCTGGCACTCGGTGCAGCGCGGCGCGGAGGCCACCGACCTCACGGTCGGCAACTTCCAGGTCCACGTCCACGGCGCCTCGTCGTCCCCCGACCTCGAGGACGGCGAGGTGGTGACCAGCCCGGCAGTCTTCGTGGTGGTCGATCTGTCCTACGCGAGCACCGACGCCTGGAACACCCCCGAGGAGGTGGTGCTCATCGACGGGTCCGGTCGTGAGTTCACTGAGCCCTCCGGCTTCGGCTCGGCCGCGGGGACCTGGGAGGCGGGACCAGACATCTGGCTGCGCGGCACCCTGCTCTTCGAGGTGCCTGCCGATGCCGCCGACGACCTCACCCTGGAGTTCCGGCCCGATCGACCTCATATCCAGCGGCCCGCGGCGGTCCTGCGGGTCCCGCTCACGGTGAGCGCGGCCGCAGAGCCACTCGCTCTCGAGCGCGCCAGGGTGCTGGCCGGGGGCGAACGATGA
- a CDS encoding response regulator transcription factor translates to MSTTPEPHAAGQDSTGSISVVLVDDDALVRTGLGLILGGAPDLEVVGEASDGRAGVDLVDRVRPDVVLMDIRMPVMDGLAATTELLARDDPPKVIVLTTFDTDDMVLEALRIGAHGFLLKSTRPEHLVESIRAVVAGEPRLSPSVTQQLIAQVSGGARQATASAADAKRERALGLLEELTDREREVAVAIGQGWSNATIANTLYMGLPTVKAHVSRVLVKLGADNRTQIALVVHDAGLTEDPA, encoded by the coding sequence GTGAGCACCACGCCAGAGCCCCACGCCGCGGGACAGGACAGCACCGGCAGCATCTCGGTCGTGCTGGTCGATGACGACGCCCTCGTGCGCACCGGCTTGGGCCTGATCCTCGGCGGGGCCCCGGACCTCGAGGTCGTCGGGGAGGCGAGCGACGGCAGAGCGGGCGTGGACCTGGTCGACCGGGTCCGCCCCGACGTGGTCCTGATGGACATCCGGATGCCGGTGATGGATGGGCTGGCCGCCACCACCGAGCTGCTCGCACGCGACGATCCACCCAAGGTCATCGTGCTGACCACCTTCGACACCGACGACATGGTCCTGGAGGCACTGCGCATCGGCGCCCACGGCTTCCTGCTCAAGAGCACCCGGCCGGAGCACCTCGTCGAGTCGATCCGCGCAGTCGTCGCGGGCGAGCCCCGGCTGTCGCCGTCGGTGACCCAGCAACTGATCGCCCAGGTGTCCGGCGGCGCCCGGCAGGCCACCGCCAGCGCGGCCGATGCCAAGCGGGAGCGAGCACTCGGCCTCCTCGAGGAGCTGACCGATCGCGAGCGCGAAGTCGCCGTCGCGATCGGTCAGGGGTGGTCCAACGCCACGATCGCCAACACGCTCTACATGGGCCTGCCCACGGTCAAGGCCCACGTCTCACGGGTGCTGGTCAAGCTCGGCGCGGACAACCGCACCCAGATCGCGCTCGTCGTGCACGACGCCGGTCTCACCGAGGACCCCGCCTGA
- a CDS encoding helical backbone metal receptor, giving the protein MPRILTDDLGHPVELPGGPVQRVVSLVPSLTEAIAATRLEALVGVTDWCTHPADLDVTRVRGTKNPDRAAILELAPELVVVVQEENRELDVRRLREAGVPVWVAVIESVPQSLQVMRQLFTEVLGWGAPGWLEQVEGLWGSPELPPVRASVAVPIWRDPWMVVGARNFTTDLLARAGLRNVNADHEDRYPHVEVADLDAVGADVVLLPDEPYEFTADDGPEAFAATPTQLISGRLITWYGPAMLEAWEALSTIEG; this is encoded by the coding sequence ATGCCGCGCATCCTCACCGACGATCTCGGGCACCCCGTCGAACTGCCCGGCGGACCCGTGCAGCGTGTCGTGTCCCTGGTGCCGTCACTGACCGAGGCGATCGCGGCCACCCGCCTCGAGGCGCTGGTCGGCGTCACGGACTGGTGCACCCACCCGGCGGATCTGGACGTCACGCGGGTGCGCGGCACCAAGAACCCTGACCGCGCCGCGATCCTGGAGCTGGCGCCTGAGCTGGTGGTCGTGGTCCAGGAGGAGAACCGCGAGCTGGACGTGCGCCGGTTGCGGGAGGCCGGCGTCCCGGTCTGGGTGGCGGTGATCGAGTCCGTGCCGCAGTCGCTGCAGGTGATGCGCCAACTGTTCACCGAAGTGCTCGGGTGGGGCGCTCCCGGTTGGCTGGAGCAGGTCGAGGGCCTGTGGGGGTCACCGGAACTGCCGCCGGTGCGGGCGTCCGTGGCGGTGCCGATCTGGCGGGATCCGTGGATGGTGGTCGGCGCCCGCAACTTCACGACCGACCTGCTGGCACGGGCCGGGTTGCGCAACGTCAATGCCGACCACGAGGACCGATACCCGCACGTCGAGGTCGCAGACCTGGACGCGGTCGGGGCGGACGTCGTGCTGCTGCCTGACGAGCCCTATGAGTTCACGGCCGACGACGGTCCAGAGGCCTTCGCAGCGACACCGACCCAGCTGATCAGCGGCCGGCTCATCACCTGGTACGGCCCGGCCATGCTGGAGGCGTGGGAGGCCCTGAGCACCATCGAGGGGTGA
- a CDS encoding nitroreductase family protein, with protein sequence MSAAGGTADSGAGVTPAALLLARAADWGRAPSAHNTQPWDVRTDGPDTLVLGWHADRVLTIGDPTRRDLLLSLGCVAEAISIVAADEGYAVHPRWQVDHGRGLAGRLELRADADSGGRAPAAFTVAELLARRTARAAYESPFVTPEQVADLAREAGRATGQPDGLGPRTERPEVPRPDRPDDPAPLTDLLVLPPDLVESQLREADRWTFDGPATGELRAWLRLDQRDPAYARDGLSDTALGLASWERIGLNLALRPAVLGLLRRTRLTALLGRTATDRPLGTVVALTAAPDLTDEQVLDCGRHLLRVWLAAGRVGLSAHPLSQLLDCPGTATEVKGAVGADRTAYSVFRLGQPRHRPVRSARVTD encoded by the coding sequence GTGAGCGCAGCTGGGGGGACCGCTGATTCCGGGGCGGGGGTGACTCCCGCCGCGCTGCTGCTCGCGCGGGCAGCCGACTGGGGCCGGGCTCCCAGCGCGCACAACACCCAGCCGTGGGACGTGCGGACCGATGGTCCCGACACGCTCGTGCTGGGCTGGCACGCCGACCGGGTACTCACGATCGGCGACCCGACCCGCAGGGACCTGCTCCTGTCCCTGGGCTGCGTCGCCGAGGCCATCTCCATCGTCGCTGCCGACGAGGGGTATGCCGTGCACCCCCGCTGGCAGGTCGACCACGGCCGGGGTCTGGCCGGCCGACTGGAACTGCGAGCGGACGCGGACTCCGGCGGGCGGGCGCCCGCGGCCTTCACGGTGGCCGAGCTCCTGGCCCGGCGCACTGCTCGCGCGGCCTACGAATCGCCGTTCGTGACACCCGAGCAGGTTGCTGACCTCGCGCGTGAGGCAGGTCGTGCCACGGGCCAGCCCGATGGTCTCGGGCCGCGCACGGAGCGGCCTGAGGTGCCGCGCCCGGACCGGCCCGACGACCCCGCCCCGCTCACGGACCTGCTCGTGCTGCCGCCCGACCTGGTGGAGAGCCAGTTGCGGGAGGCGGACCGTTGGACCTTTGACGGGCCCGCCACCGGTGAGTTGCGAGCGTGGTTGCGACTGGACCAACGGGATCCCGCGTATGCCCGCGACGGACTGTCCGACACCGCCCTGGGGCTGGCGTCCTGGGAGCGGATCGGCCTGAACCTCGCCCTGCGTCCCGCGGTGCTCGGACTGCTGCGTCGCACCAGGCTGACTGCCCTGCTGGGTCGCACCGCCACCGACCGACCGCTGGGGACGGTGGTCGCGCTGACCGCGGCACCCGACCTGACCGACGAGCAGGTTCTCGACTGCGGCCGGCACCTGCTCCGGGTCTGGCTCGCGGCCGGCAGGGTCGGTCTGTCCGCCCACCCGCTCAGCCAGTTGCTGGACTGCCCCGGCACCGCCACCGAGGTGAAGGGGGCGGTGGGAGCGGACCGGACGGCATACTCCGTCTTCCGGCTCGGCCAGCCGCGGCACCGGCCGGTGCGCTCGGCCCGGGTGACCGACTGA
- a CDS encoding acyl-CoA dehydrogenase, translated as MSHYKSNLRDLEFNLFEVLRRQDILGQGAFGDFDEETARDILAQVSTLAENELGASLLESDRTPPTFDPATGEVTMPEAFTKSFLAWRDAEWWRLEVSEELGGTRAPASLTWAVSEMALGANPAVKMFSAGYTFAEVLRTLGTPEQQVLAQQMIDNHWGATMVLTEPDAGSDVGAGRAKAVQAEDGTWHITGVKRFITSGEAPFYDNVIHFVLARPEGAGPGTKGLSLFIVPKFHIGENGELGERNGVQVANIEHKMGLKVSTTCELRFGEDESVPAVGTLLGEVHEGIAQMFHIIEYARMLVGTKAIATLSTGYLNALEYAKERVQGADLAQMADKAAPRVTITHHPDVRRSLMLQKSYAEGLRALMLFTAAQQDTVMIAGDSPTEESQMATKVNDLLLPLVKGCGSERAWVLLGTESLQTFGGSGFLQDYPIEQYIRDAKIDSLYEGTTAIQGQDFFFRKIVRDQGQALMHLSAQMMELVKGGGADDFLATERGLLGRALEDIQGMVEFMVGRAMAADPRNGGSPEAIYAVGLSTTRFLLAAGDVVIAWLLLRQAEVAQAALDAGATGADKDFYLGKVAAARFFARDVLPRVHSDRGIITHVDDSIMTLPESAF; from the coding sequence ATGAGCCACTACAAGAGCAACCTTCGCGATCTGGAGTTCAACCTCTTTGAGGTGCTCCGCCGTCAGGACATCCTGGGGCAGGGCGCCTTCGGGGACTTCGACGAGGAGACCGCGCGCGACATCCTCGCCCAGGTCTCCACGCTCGCCGAGAACGAGCTGGGCGCGAGCCTGCTGGAGTCCGACCGGACCCCGCCCACCTTCGACCCCGCCACCGGCGAGGTCACCATGCCCGAGGCCTTCACCAAGTCCTTCCTGGCCTGGCGCGACGCCGAGTGGTGGCGCTTGGAGGTCAGCGAGGAGCTCGGCGGCACCCGCGCACCCGCGTCGCTGACCTGGGCGGTCTCGGAGATGGCACTCGGGGCCAACCCGGCCGTGAAGATGTTCTCCGCCGGCTACACCTTCGCCGAGGTGCTGCGCACCCTGGGCACCCCCGAGCAGCAGGTGCTCGCCCAGCAGATGATCGACAACCACTGGGGCGCCACCATGGTGCTGACCGAGCCGGACGCTGGCTCCGACGTCGGCGCCGGCCGCGCCAAGGCTGTGCAGGCCGAGGACGGCACGTGGCACATCACCGGCGTGAAGCGCTTCATCACCTCCGGTGAGGCCCCCTTCTATGACAACGTGATCCACTTCGTGCTGGCCCGCCCCGAGGGTGCCGGTCCGGGCACCAAGGGTCTGTCGCTGTTCATCGTGCCCAAGTTCCACATCGGCGAGAACGGTGAGCTCGGCGAGCGCAACGGCGTCCAGGTCGCCAACATCGAGCACAAGATGGGGCTGAAGGTCTCCACCACCTGCGAGCTGCGCTTCGGCGAGGACGAGTCCGTCCCTGCGGTCGGCACCCTGCTCGGCGAGGTCCACGAGGGCATCGCCCAGATGTTCCACATTATCGAGTACGCCCGGATGCTCGTCGGCACGAAGGCGATCGCGACCCTGTCGACCGGCTACCTCAACGCGCTGGAGTATGCCAAGGAGCGCGTCCAGGGCGCCGACCTGGCTCAGATGGCCGACAAGGCCGCCCCGCGCGTGACCATCACCCACCACCCGGACGTCCGCCGCAGCCTGATGCTGCAGAAGTCGTATGCCGAGGGGCTGCGGGCGCTGATGCTGTTCACTGCGGCACAGCAGGACACCGTGATGATCGCGGGAGACTCCCCCACCGAGGAGTCCCAGATGGCGACCAAGGTCAACGACCTGCTGCTGCCGCTGGTCAAGGGGTGCGGCTCGGAGCGGGCCTGGGTGCTGCTGGGCACCGAGTCGCTGCAGACCTTCGGCGGCTCCGGCTTCCTGCAGGACTACCCGATCGAGCAGTACATCCGCGACGCCAAGATCGACAGCCTCTATGAGGGCACCACCGCGATCCAGGGTCAGGACTTCTTCTTCCGCAAGATCGTGCGCGACCAGGGCCAGGCCTTGATGCACCTGTCCGCGCAGATGATGGAGCTGGTCAAGGGCGGCGGCGCCGATGACTTCCTGGCCACCGAGCGCGGCCTGCTCGGCCGGGCGCTGGAGGACATCCAGGGCATGGTCGAGTTCATGGTCGGGCGGGCGATGGCCGCCGACCCGCGCAACGGCGGGTCCCCCGAGGCGATCTATGCCGTGGGCCTGTCCACGACCCGCTTCCTGCTGGCCGCCGGCGACGTTGTCATCGCGTGGCTCCTGCTCCGCCAGGCCGAGGTGGCCCAGGCCGCCCTCGATGCCGGCGCGACCGGTGCGGACAAGGACTTCTACCTCGGCAAGGTCGCTGCTGCGCGCTTCTTCGCGCGCGACGTGCTGCCCCGTGTCCACTCCGACCGCGGCATCATCACCCACGTCGACGACTCGATCATGACTCTCCCCGAGTCCGCCTTCTAA
- a CDS encoding sensor histidine kinase: protein MTLWGETWRTLLAAGAGLVVWLASWAVIDLEGRTGPEWWLYAIDPALGLLSLVLLRFRRRWPLAMALILIVLSTVATTASGAVLVALISLATRRHWRELAVITPLYLATSFVWDAMFSPPGGQSWVTTLTNVVIQVLMLIAAIAVGYSIGVRRDNVAALRERAEVAEREQGRRVEQARVTERARIAREMHDVLAHRISLIAMNAGVLNFRDDLPPEQVREIAGTVRDNADQAVQELRAVLGVLRGSDEPDQPRGPQPDLEHLAGLLDEVRAGGTPVVTTLRVDPAAVPEAISRHAYRIIQEGLTNARKHAAGQPITVSLSGGPGVGLDLTVVNQPATYGGSPQTDEVRDSGSGMGLLGLAERAVLSGGQLSYGTDRSGRFVVRAWLPWST, encoded by the coding sequence ATGACCCTCTGGGGTGAGACGTGGCGGACCCTGCTCGCCGCGGGCGCCGGCCTCGTGGTGTGGCTCGCCTCGTGGGCGGTGATCGACCTGGAGGGACGCACCGGACCGGAGTGGTGGCTCTATGCCATCGACCCGGCCCTCGGGCTGCTCTCCCTGGTGCTGCTGCGATTCCGTCGGCGGTGGCCGTTGGCCATGGCGCTGATCCTGATCGTGCTCTCGACCGTCGCCACCACTGCCAGCGGTGCCGTGCTGGTCGCTCTCATCTCGCTGGCCACCCGGCGCCACTGGCGCGAACTGGCCGTGATCACCCCCCTCTATCTGGCCACCTCGTTTGTGTGGGACGCGATGTTCAGCCCGCCCGGTGGTCAATCCTGGGTCACGACCCTCACCAATGTGGTGATCCAGGTGCTCATGCTGATCGCCGCGATCGCGGTCGGCTACTCCATCGGTGTGCGCCGCGATAATGTCGCGGCGTTGCGCGAGCGTGCAGAGGTCGCCGAGCGGGAGCAGGGGCGCCGGGTCGAGCAGGCGCGGGTGACCGAGCGTGCGCGCATCGCCCGCGAGATGCACGACGTGCTGGCCCACCGGATCAGCCTGATCGCGATGAACGCCGGCGTCCTGAACTTTCGCGATGACCTGCCGCCGGAGCAGGTGCGGGAGATTGCGGGCACCGTGCGCGACAACGCCGACCAGGCGGTGCAGGAGCTGCGCGCCGTGCTCGGGGTGCTGCGCGGCAGCGACGAGCCGGACCAGCCGCGCGGGCCACAGCCGGACCTGGAGCACCTGGCCGGCCTCCTCGACGAGGTGCGCGCCGGAGGCACACCGGTCGTCACGACGCTGCGGGTCGACCCGGCGGCGGTGCCCGAGGCGATCAGCCGGCATGCCTACCGGATCATCCAGGAGGGACTGACCAACGCACGCAAGCACGCGGCCGGGCAACCGATCACCGTCTCCCTGTCCGGCGGTCCGGGGGTGGGTCTGGATCTCACCGTCGTCAACCAGCCCGCGACCTATGGCGGATCACCGCAGACCGACGAGGTCCGAGACAGCGGGTCCGGCATGGGGCTGCTCGGCCTGGCCGAGCGGGCAGTGCTCAGTGGTGGTCAGTTGAGCTATGGCACCGACCGGTCCGGACGCTTCGTGGTGCGGGCCTGGTTACCGTGGTCCACGTGA
- a CDS encoding carbon-nitrogen family hydrolase produces the protein MRIALIQLEYADGESVPDRTDRVVELVRAQAGHDLVVLPEMWSAGAFDYRGWPDRTQTVDGEVISRVAQAAREIGAVVHAGSIAEAPENEPGPQGRGLWNTSVLLDAAGERIARYRKMHRFGFGNGEPRLMEAGEEVVVLDLPAPANGLRAGLSTCYDLRFPELYRAQLDQGAELFVVPAAWPTARVEAWRLLLRARAVENQCFVLGCNTAGTHARTEMGGRSAVIDPRGEILAEAGTGEEVLSVEIDPAVVPEFREQFPVLADRRLPPIFGGVS, from the coding sequence GTGCGCATTGCCCTGATCCAACTGGAGTATGCCGACGGCGAGTCCGTCCCCGACCGCACTGACCGCGTGGTCGAACTGGTGCGGGCCCAGGCCGGGCACGACCTGGTGGTGCTGCCCGAGATGTGGAGCGCCGGGGCGTTCGACTACCGCGGCTGGCCGGACCGGACCCAGACGGTGGACGGAGAGGTCATCTCGCGAGTCGCGCAGGCCGCCCGCGAGATCGGCGCCGTCGTGCACGCCGGGTCGATCGCCGAGGCCCCCGAGAACGAGCCCGGCCCCCAGGGGCGGGGGCTGTGGAACACCTCGGTCCTGCTGGACGCGGCGGGCGAGCGGATCGCGCGCTATCGCAAGATGCACCGCTTCGGCTTCGGCAACGGGGAGCCCCGGCTCATGGAGGCTGGCGAGGAGGTCGTCGTGCTCGACCTGCCAGCCCCTGCCAACGGGCTGCGGGCGGGACTGTCGACCTGCTATGACCTGCGCTTTCCCGAGCTCTATCGGGCGCAGCTCGACCAGGGTGCGGAGCTGTTCGTGGTGCCGGCTGCCTGGCCCACGGCCCGGGTGGAGGCCTGGCGGCTGCTGCTGCGCGCCCGGGCGGTGGAGAACCAGTGCTTCGTGCTCGGCTGCAACACTGCGGGCACTCATGCGCGCACGGAGATGGGCGGGCGCAGCGCGGTGATCGACCCGCGCGGGGAGATCCTTGCCGAGGCCGGGACTGGCGAGGAGGTGCTGTCCGTGGAGATCGACCCCGCGGTCGTGCCGGAGTTCCGCGAGCAGTTCCCGGTGCTGGCGGACCGGCGGCTCCCACCCATTTTTGGAGGGGTTTCGTAG